CAAACACTGATATCGCCTGTTTCTTTCCAATAGGCGTAAGCGAGGGAAGATTTGGTGCCGGCCCCGTCTGCATGCATAATATTGCACCAGTCTGCATCTCCGCCCAGTATATCCGGGATGATCTTGCAAAAAGCCTGGGGGAATAATCCCTTATCTATATGCCGGATGGCGTTATGCACATCCTCTTTGCCGGCAGAAACGCCTCTTTGGGCGTAAAGGTTTTGATCCACGATGTTCCTATGTATTAACTGAATGAATTGCAAAAGTATTGGAATCCGTTCAAAACATTTAGATTTGCACCGGCGTTTTTGAAAATATGATCATCTAACGATGCAGGTTCACAGAGATTTACAACAATTGCCCGATTTCAGGAATGCCGTGATCACCATCGGTACTTTCGACGGAGTGCATACAGGCCATCAGTACATTTTGCAGCAATTGCAAGAGGCTGCGGAGGCCTGCCATGGAGAAACGGTGATCATTACCTTTGATCCTCACCCGCGGGAAGTACTGGCTCCCCAGAATAAAACGGTACACCTGCTGACCACGCTGGATGAAAAGATCCAGCTGCTGGAAAAATGGGGCATTCACCACCTGGTGGTGGTACCATTCACCAAAGCTTTCTCAGAACTCTCTGCCACTGCATATCTGGAAGACTTCCTCATCAGCACTTTCCGCCCACATACTATTATTATAGGATACGATCACCGTTTCGGGCACAACCGGGAAGGGGGATTGGAATTACTGGAGGCGGAACAGCAGAAATTCGGTTTCCAGTTGCTGGAGATCCCGCAACAAGTGGTACATGACCTCACGGTAAGTTCCACCAAGATCAGGAATAGCCTGCAGGAAGGAGCTATTCTGCTGGCCAATGAATTGCTGGGATACCCTTATTTCATTAACGGAAAAGTGGTACATGGAGATAAAATGGGCCGCCAGCTGGGTTTCCCCACGGCCAATATCGCTTTGCACGACAGCCGCAAATTGATTCCTGCCCAGGGAGTATATGCTGTGAAGGTTACAGTAGCCGGCAAAGAATGGAAAGGTGCGCTGAATATAGGTACCCGCCCTACTTTTAATGGTAGTGAGCTGAGGATAGAAGTTTACATCCTTGATTTTAATGAAGAGATCTATGGAGCAGAGATCCATGTTTCCTTCATAGAATTTATCCGTGCAGATAAAAAGTTTGATGCTGTGGATGCGCTGGTGGTGCAGATCACAGATGATGTGGTGAAGGCGCGTGAGATATTAAGGTCTTAACATCCTGTACGCCATTTCCTTCATCAACTCCCCATCTTCCGTTCCGCTATCATTGATACCAATACTGCGCAGGTTGTACTGATGCAATAACAGCAACGCTCTTTCCGTGCCATCAGGACCAAATTTCCTTGCCGCTGCCATATAATCTTTCACGAAGAAAGGATGCACGCCTATAGCGGATGCCATTTCCTTCTCCCCTCCTTTTACACCAAACAGTAAGCTGATCTTGGCGAAATAATTATACAATGCGGGGATCACCATTTGAATGGGCGCTGCTTTGGGATTGGCAGAGAAGTATTTAATGATGCGCATCACTTTCCCCATATCCTGCATACCCAGTGCATTCTGCAATTCAAATACATTGTATTCCTTGCTGATGCCTACATATTTCTCAATGTCCGCCTCATCTATCTTCTTGCCGGCAGGCAGGTTCACTTTTAATTTATCTATTTCATTGGCAATGCGGGACAGGTCATTACCGATATGGTCTGCCAGCAGCACACAGGCTTTTTCCGAAATACCCAGCCCCTGGCTTCTTACATAAGCTTCCGCCCAGGCAGGGATCTGGTTATCGTACATTTTTTTGGTAGACAACACCACTCCTTTATCCTTGATCAGCTTGGCCGTTTTACTGCGCCCATCTATTTTACCTTGTTTATGCGCCACTACAAAAATGGTGGAACCCAGAGGCTGCTCAATGTAAGCTTCCAGTTTCAACAGGTCTTTCATAGCCTGTGCTTCTTTGAGGATCACCACCTGGCGTTCAGCGAACATGGGATAACGGCGGCAGGCATTCACTACCGTGGCCCAGTCTGTATCCTTTCCATATAATACGGTGAGGTTAAAACCCTGTTCTGCTTCGCTGAGCAAATGATGTTCTGCATAGTCCACCACCTGGTCAATGAAGAAATCCTCCTCTCCTTCCAGCCAGTAAAGCGGCCGGAACTTATTACTCTTCCAATCTTTTATAATATCCTGGTAGTCCATTTTATATTTAAGCTACGATAGAAATTCCATCTTTTTCGATCAAAGGCAAACCTTTGAATTTCAATAACAATTGTGCTACAGTCAGCACATCTTTCTGGCAGTAATCTGCGATCCTTTTTACGTCTCCGGTTTCCCAGTATACTTTGCCCACCATACTGCCATCGATATCATCTTTTGGTGTGGGAATACCCATCACAGCCGCCAGGAGTTTGAGGGAAGTATAATTCCGGAACTCTCCAAAACGCCATAACTGCATGGTATCCAGCAAGGGTTGTTCCCAGGGTTTGAAGTTATACAATTGCAGGGAAACGGGTAAAGAAAGACCATTGATAAGTGCGCGGCGGCAAATATAGGGAATATCAAATTCGCGGATGTTATGCCCTGCAAATTGAAAACGGGGGTGGCGGGTAAAAAACTTATGTGTTAGTTCCAAAAATCCGGAGAGCAGCTCTTTTTCGTCATTTCCATAAAAAGATTTGATACGAAGTTGATAATGACCATTTTCTGTAAAGAAGAAACCAGCGGAGATACAAACGATCCTTCCGAATTCTGCCATTAAACCAGCTTTCTCACTGAAATTTTCAAAAGCGTTTTCAGATTCTGGCGCAGTTTTTGCGTTTTTCTCCAACCAGAGAGCCTGAAGCTCGTCTGGCAGGTGATCAAAGGATGCAGTGAGCGGAGTGGTTTCTATATCGAGGAGTAATAATTGATCGAGGGCAACGTTATTGAGCACGGCAAAAGTTTTAAAACGTGTAATTTAAACAAATTTTAACGTTTCGGATTTTTAGAAAATTTTACCCATA
This DNA window, taken from Chitinophaga niabensis, encodes the following:
- a CDS encoding bifunctional riboflavin kinase/FAD synthetase encodes the protein MQVHRDLQQLPDFRNAVITIGTFDGVHTGHQYILQQLQEAAEACHGETVIITFDPHPREVLAPQNKTVHLLTTLDEKIQLLEKWGIHHLVVVPFTKAFSELSATAYLEDFLISTFRPHTIIIGYDHRFGHNREGGLELLEAEQQKFGFQLLEIPQQVVHDLTVSSTKIRNSLQEGAILLANELLGYPYFINGKVVHGDKMGRQLGFPTANIALHDSRKLIPAQGVYAVKVTVAGKEWKGALNIGTRPTFNGSELRIEVYILDFNEEIYGAEIHVSFIEFIRADKKFDAVDALVVQITDDVVKAREILRS
- the holA gene encoding DNA polymerase III subunit delta — protein: MDYQDIIKDWKSNKFRPLYWLEGEEDFFIDQVVDYAEHHLLSEAEQGFNLTVLYGKDTDWATVVNACRRYPMFAERQVVILKEAQAMKDLLKLEAYIEQPLGSTIFVVAHKQGKIDGRSKTAKLIKDKGVVLSTKKMYDNQIPAWAEAYVRSQGLGISEKACVLLADHIGNDLSRIANEIDKLKVNLPAGKKIDEADIEKYVGISKEYNVFELQNALGMQDMGKVMRIIKYFSANPKAAPIQMVIPALYNYFAKISLLFGVKGGEKEMASAIGVHPFFVKDYMAAARKFGPDGTERALLLLHQYNLRSIGINDSGTEDGELMKEMAYRMLRP
- a CDS encoding 3'-5' exonuclease, translated to MLNNVALDQLLLLDIETTPLTASFDHLPDELQALWLEKNAKTAPESENAFENFSEKAGLMAEFGRIVCISAGFFFTENGHYQLRIKSFYGNDEKELLSGFLELTHKFFTRHPRFQFAGHNIREFDIPYICRRALINGLSLPVSLQLYNFKPWEQPLLDTMQLWRFGEFRNYTSLKLLAAVMGIPTPKDDIDGSMVGKVYWETGDVKRIADYCQKDVLTVAQLLLKFKGLPLIEKDGISIVA